A window of the Gemmatimonadota bacterium genome harbors these coding sequences:
- a CDS encoding SDR family oxidoreductase has translation MAIALITGASSGIGLELAQVFAADGVDVILSARSEDKLHDLAGEVREKYGVRAEVIVADLSVPGEEKKVYDRVVELGWDVDYLVNNAGFGVYGFYAETDWLAEADMLQVNIVALTHLTKLFLPGLIDRGRGRILNVASTAAFQPGPRMAVYFATKAYVLSFSDAIANELKGTGVSVTALCPGATETGFQRAAGATGSRLFDMRGLPTGADVAKYGYRAMQKGKRVAIHGLMSKILAFTVRLLPRRLVVATTRALIARSD, from the coding sequence ATGGCAATAGCACTGATTACGGGCGCGTCGAGTGGTATTGGTTTGGAATTGGCGCAGGTGTTTGCGGCTGATGGAGTTGATGTGATTTTGTCGGCGCGGTCCGAGGATAAGTTGCACGACCTGGCAGGAGAGGTACGGGAGAAGTATGGTGTGAGAGCCGAGGTGATTGTGGCCGATTTGTCGGTGCCGGGCGAGGAGAAGAAGGTTTATGATAGGGTCGTGGAATTGGGATGGGATGTGGATTATCTGGTGAATAATGCCGGGTTTGGGGTTTATGGTTTTTATGCGGAGACAGATTGGTTGGCCGAAGCGGATATGTTGCAGGTGAATATTGTCGCTTTGACGCATTTGACCAAGTTGTTTTTGCCTGGTTTGATTGATAGAGGTCGGGGAAGAATTTTGAATGTGGCTTCGACTGCGGCGTTTCAACCCGGTCCGAGGATGGCTGTGTATTTTGCAACTAAGGCGTATGTGTTGTCGTTTTCAGATGCGATTGCCAATGAGTTAAAGGGTACGGGTGTGAGCGTGACTGCGCTGTGTCCAGGGGCGACGGAGACGGGTTTTCAACGCGCTGCAGGTGCAACGGGTTCGCGTTTGTTTGATATGCGCGGATTGCCCACGGGGGCCGATGTGGCGAAATATGGGTACAGGGCTATGCAAAAGGGAAAGCGCGTGGCTATTCACGGGTTGATGAGTAAGATACTGGCTTTTACTGTGCGCTTATTGCCCAGGCGGCTTGTCGTTGCAACGACGAGAGCGTTGATTGCGAGAAGTGATTAA